One Sulfurimonas sp. DNA segment encodes these proteins:
- a CDS encoding aldo/keto reductase produces the protein MSFATQEDTLNFAKKFSNYKDFYTQHNGLIFSKLGLGTFNKEPYKEENYVFHYIEAVKQAIRSGINLIDTASNYRYGQSEKEIGEALVELGDEVKREELIICSKGGFIQLDFPFPENPYTWIKENITDAGLATEDEIELDQHCMTPDYLEWSCRRSLENLGVESLDIYYLHNPEMQILKLGKKDFYKQIEKVFQRFEKLADEGLFKTYGVAVWNGFTAENEELISLEKLVEIAEKVGGENHRFKYIQLPFNMGKTNAYTTPTQKVNNQECSIINAAYKLGIGVISSSSLLQMNLFKKSFTAETGVVLDSSMTLKSDIQLALQFVRSTPGIVSSLFGSKVPVHIKENCEISKVKSVKREKYDLLYRL, from the coding sequence ACGGGTTGATATTTTCTAAACTTGGTCTTGGTACTTTTAATAAAGAACCTTATAAAGAGGAAAATTATGTATTTCACTATATTGAAGCTGTAAAGCAGGCAATAAGAAGTGGAATAAATTTGATAGATACAGCTAGTAACTATAGATACGGGCAAAGTGAAAAAGAGATAGGTGAAGCTTTAGTTGAACTTGGTGATGAGGTTAAACGTGAAGAGCTTATAATCTGTTCTAAAGGCGGATTTATTCAGCTAGATTTCCCTTTCCCTGAAAATCCGTATACATGGATCAAAGAAAACATAACAGATGCAGGTCTTGCAACTGAAGATGAGATAGAACTAGATCAGCACTGTATGACACCTGATTATTTAGAGTGGAGCTGTAGACGCTCTCTTGAGAATCTTGGAGTTGAATCGTTAGATATATACTATCTTCACAATCCTGAGATGCAAATATTAAAGCTTGGAAAAAAAGACTTTTATAAACAAATTGAAAAAGTGTTTCAAAGGTTTGAAAAACTTGCTGACGAAGGCTTATTTAAAACTTACGGTGTAGCTGTATGGAACGGTTTTACTGCTGAGAACGAAGAACTTATAAGTTTAGAAAAACTTGTAGAGATCGCAGAAAAAGTTGGTGGAGAAAACCACAGGTTTAAATATATCCAGCTTCCGTTTAATATGGGTAAAACAAACGCTTATACTACTCCTACGCAGAAAGTAAATAATCAAGAGTGTTCTATTATTAATGCTGCGTATAAACTTGGAATTGGTGTAATAAGTTCATCTTCACTGCTTCAGATGAACCTGTTTAAAAAATCTTTTACGGCTGAGACAGGTGTAGTTTTAGATAGTTCAATGACTCTAAAGAGTGATATACAACTTGCACTTCAGTTTGTTCGCTCAACTCCGGGAATTGTTAGTTCATTATTTGGTTCTAAAGTTCCTGTTCATATTAAAGAGAACTGTGAGATCTCAAAAGTTAAGTCAGTAAAAAGAGAAAAATATGACTTACTGTACAGGCTGTAA
- a CDS encoding L-aspartate oxidase, translating to MIYDVIVVGGGIAGLMAAIEAKTNSNKVAIVTKGNIFKSNSSLASGGINSVLDKNDTHEIKKHIDDTLKGGYGLSDKKSVSYMCNRAPHIIKKLVSYGVEFDKDENGEIAQRSFGGGISKRTCYVGDKTGSAIMQALIKKAKIMGVTFVANNFVMNITKLNNQISGVVAIRRIDSSLMVYPAKAVILAGGGYAGIYRGHSTNAQDYTGDMLAIALRAGLNLKDMEFVQFHPTGMNKSSYLISEAARGEGGHLVNSDGKRFVDELATRDIVSRAILKEINDGKKVYLDLRHLDKEHIETKLPSLYKAAYNQAGIDVTTELLEVTPVAHYSMGGIESLMTKTDIKGLFVCGECAVNNIHGANRLGGNSLLEGAVFGELAGENAREFAKHKDFLPIDYNIVVKDQKVVDNIFDRDTTKNFNSMRISMGETMFKYAGIHRDYDSLIKAFDYIKYLRKQAGSLHCIDKGRNNNVELISILELKNALEVAEAVVLSALEREESRGAHSRDDFLESDADKERSILVNEPKKGFFKVWYENKSALLNQVIKLIKN from the coding sequence TTGATTTATGACGTAATCGTAGTCGGTGGTGGAATTGCAGGTTTAATGGCTGCAATAGAAGCTAAGACCAATTCCAATAAAGTAGCTATAGTTACAAAAGGAAATATATTTAAATCAAACTCTTCACTTGCCAGTGGAGGGATAAATTCTGTTTTAGATAAAAATGACACTCATGAGATAAAAAAACATATAGATGATACACTTAAAGGCGGTTACGGTTTAAGTGACAAAAAAAGTGTATCTTATATGTGTAACCGTGCTCCGCATATAATCAAAAAACTTGTATCTTACGGTGTTGAGTTTGACAAAGATGAAAACGGTGAGATAGCACAAAGAAGTTTCGGCGGTGGTATATCTAAGAGAACTTGTTATGTGGGTGATAAAACAGGTTCAGCTATTATGCAGGCTCTTATTAAAAAAGCAAAAATTATGGGTGTTACATTTGTAGCAAACAATTTTGTTATGAATATTACAAAACTAAATAATCAAATAAGCGGTGTAGTAGCTATAAGAAGAATAGATTCATCACTTATGGTATATCCAGCAAAGGCAGTAATACTTGCCGGTGGTGGTTATGCAGGTATATATAGAGGACACTCTACTAATGCACAAGATTATACAGGTGATATGCTTGCAATCGCTCTAAGAGCAGGGTTGAATTTAAAAGATATGGAGTTTGTTCAGTTCCATCCTACAGGAATGAATAAAAGCTCTTATCTTATCAGTGAAGCTGCTCGTGGTGAAGGCGGACACTTAGTAAATAGTGACGGAAAGCGTTTTGTAGATGAACTTGCTACAAGAGATATTGTCTCACGCGCTATTTTAAAAGAGATTAATGATGGTAAAAAAGTATATTTAGATCTTAGACATTTAGATAAAGAACATATTGAAACAAAACTCCCAAGTCTATATAAGGCAGCTTATAATCAAGCAGGGATTGACGTTACAACTGAATTACTTGAAGTTACTCCGGTTGCTCATTACTCTATGGGTGGTATAGAATCTTTAATGACAAAAACAGATATCAAAGGTCTGTTCGTTTGTGGAGAATGTGCAGTTAATAATATACACGGTGCAAACAGATTAGGCGGTAACTCATTACTAGAAGGTGCAGTATTTGGTGAACTTGCAGGTGAAAATGCAAGAGAATTCGCGAAACATAAAGATTTTTTACCGATCGATTACAATATTGTAGTCAAAGATCAAAAAGTTGTAGATAACATTTTTGACAGAGATACTACAAAAAACTTTAACTCCATGCGTATAAGTATGGGGGAAACTATGTTTAAGTATGCAGGTATACATAGAGATTATGACTCTCTAATTAAGGCATTTGATTATATAAAATATTTGAGAAAGCAAGCAGGTAGCTTACACTGTATAGATAAAGGAAGAAACAATAATGTAGAACTTATATCTATCCTTGAGCTAAAAAATGCACTTGAGGTTGCTGAAGCAGTCGTCTTGAGTGCACTCGAGAGAGAGGAAAGCCGCGGTGCTCATTCAAGAGATGATTTTCTTGAGTCTGATGCAGACAAAGAGAGATCAATCTTAGTGAATGAGCCAAAAAAAGGTTTTTTCAAAGTGTGGTATGAAAATAAAAGCGCTTTATTAAACCAAGTAATCAAACTAATCAAAAATTAA
- the nifT gene encoding putative nitrogen fixation protein NifT: MAKVMLRENNGEISFYVAKKDMEETIESIEFNTDEKWGGEVELSNGETWWIEPGPKNLPKETVCKKIAD; encoded by the coding sequence ATGGCAAAAGTAATGTTAAGAGAAAATAATGGAGAGATCTCTTTCTATGTAGCAAAAAAAGATATGGAAGAGACTATTGAGAGTATAGAGTTTAACACTGATGAAAAATGGGGTGGAGAAGTAGAACTTAGCAATGGTGAGACATGGTGGATTGAACCAGGTCCAAAAAATTTACCTAAAGAAACTGTTTGTAAAAAGATAGCTGATTAA
- a CDS encoding sigma 54-interacting transcriptional regulator, producing the protein MNPQCDMCLTHKELLVLYDIASLISDSRDIQKSLEKSLTALKNALNLGNCVIYKLEDENLSICASTGFSKHQKNISEYKLGEGATGLAAKSMEPVVIENIHNDIIFLNKSGSRNSDAISYIAVPLIAEDKVIGVIGANLTKSTQIDFEETVRIMSIISSLFAQYINSNMSIEKEKERLTELKQYYKMEWDSKVHNFGDIIGDSPKMQTVYQVIERIAQSEVTVLVRGETGTGKELVAASIHKRSKRSDEPFIKLNCAAITDTLLESELFGHEKGAFTDAKETRKGRFELADGGTLFLDEIGDISASAQVKLLRVLQEREFERVGGSKTIRVNVRLVAATNRDLEQMVKDGEFREDLYYRLNVIPIDLPPLRERGEDIKLLVNFFLERSMLNHKKRVSITDEAMQKLMAYPWPGNVRELENTIERIVLMGNEDGITASDMMLLLPALNNEKLKDEYTQIPLENKTLDELEKEAIVNALENSGGNQAEAAKSLGITQRQIGYKVKKYGI; encoded by the coding sequence ATGAATCCACAATGTGATATGTGTTTAACACACAAAGAATTATTAGTTTTATATGATATAGCATCATTAATATCAGATTCTAGAGATATTCAAAAATCTCTAGAGAAATCATTGACTGCGTTAAAAAATGCGCTAAATTTAGGTAATTGTGTCATCTATAAACTAGAAGACGAGAATCTAAGTATTTGTGCATCTACAGGTTTTAGCAAGCATCAAAAAAATATTTCAGAATATAAACTTGGTGAGGGTGCTACTGGTTTAGCTGCCAAGAGTATGGAACCTGTTGTTATCGAAAATATTCATAATGATATTATATTTTTAAACAAATCTGGAAGTAGAAACAGTGATGCTATATCTTACATAGCAGTTCCTCTAATTGCAGAAGATAAAGTTATAGGTGTAATAGGTGCAAATCTTACAAAATCTACACAAATAGATTTTGAAGAGACAGTAAGAATAATGAGTATTATCAGTTCATTATTTGCACAATATATAAATTCTAATATGTCTATTGAGAAAGAAAAAGAAAGGCTTACAGAATTAAAACAGTACTACAAAATGGAATGGGATTCTAAGGTGCATAACTTTGGAGATATTATAGGTGATAGCCCAAAAATGCAAACTGTTTACCAAGTTATAGAACGTATAGCTCAAAGTGAAGTTACGGTTCTTGTTCGTGGTGAAACAGGTACAGGTAAAGAACTTGTTGCAGCTTCTATCCATAAAAGAAGTAAAAGAAGTGATGAACCTTTTATCAAACTAAACTGTGCAGCTATTACAGATACACTTTTAGAGAGTGAACTTTTTGGTCATGAAAAAGGTGCATTTACAGATGCTAAAGAGACTAGAAAAGGTAGGTTTGAGCTGGCTGATGGCGGTACACTTTTCCTAGATGAGATAGGGGACATCTCTGCATCTGCTCAAGTTAAACTTTTACGTGTATTACAAGAGCGTGAGTTTGAGCGTGTAGGTGGTTCTAAAACTATCCGCGTGAATGTTCGTCTGGTTGCTGCGACAAACAGAGATTTGGAGCAAATGGTAAAAGATGGAGAGTTTAGAGAGGATCTATATTACAGACTAAATGTTATACCGATAGATCTTCCGCCACTTCGTGAAAGAGGTGAAGATATAAAACTTTTAGTTAACTTCTTTTTAGAACGTTCAATGCTTAACCATAAAAAAAGAGTAAGCATTACTGATGAAGCTATGCAAAAACTTATGGCTTATCCATGGCCTGGTAATGTGCGTGAACTTGAAAATACGATTGAGCGTATAGTTCTTATGGGTAATGAAGACGGAATCACAGCAAGTGATATGATGCTTCTTTTACCAGCACTTAATAATGAGAAACTGAAAGATGAATACACTCAAATTCCATTAGAGAATAAAACTCTAGATGAATTGGAAAAAGAAGCTATCGTAAATGCTTTAGAAAATAGTGGGGGCAATCAAGCTGAAGCTGCTAAGTCTTTAGGAATTACTCAAAGACAAATAGGATATAAGGTAAAAAAATATGGAATCTAG